A genomic segment from Neisseria perflava encodes:
- the ftsZ gene encoding cell division protein FtsZ — MEFVYDVAESATSPAVIKVIGLGGGGCNAINNMVANTIHGVEFISANTDAQSLAKNNAAKRIQLGTNLTRGLGAGANPEIGRAAAQEDREAIEDAIRGANMLFITTGMGGGTGTGSAPVVAEIAKEMGILTVAVVTRPFAYEGKRVHIAQAGLDQLKERVDSLIIIPNDKLMTALGEDVTMREAFRAADNVLRDAVAGISEVVTCPSDMINLDFADVKTVMSNRGIAMMGSGFAQGIDRARLATDQAISSPLLDNVTLDGARGVLVNITTAPGCLKMSEFNEIMRIVNQNAHPEVECKFGAAEDESMSEDAIRITIIATGLKENGTDNQLRAAARTQQLVRGAEEAPQAQSQSNAESLVRTNRNIRSMNLTAADFSNQSVLDDFEIPAILRRQQHTSDK; from the coding sequence ATGGAATTTGTTTACGACGTAGCAGAATCAGCAACGAGCCCTGCTGTTATTAAAGTTATCGGTTTGGGTGGTGGCGGCTGTAATGCCATCAACAATATGGTTGCCAACACTATTCATGGTGTTGAGTTCATCAGTGCCAATACCGATGCGCAATCATTGGCTAAAAACAATGCGGCTAAACGCATTCAATTAGGTACAAACCTGACTCGCGGTTTGGGTGCCGGTGCAAATCCTGAAATCGGCCGCGCCGCTGCTCAAGAAGATCGCGAAGCCATCGAAGATGCCATCCGCGGTGCAAACATGCTGTTCATCACTACCGGTATGGGTGGTGGTACAGGTACCGGCTCCGCTCCTGTTGTGGCTGAAATCGCTAAAGAAATGGGTATCCTGACCGTTGCGGTTGTAACCCGTCCGTTTGCTTACGAAGGCAAGCGCGTACATATCGCTCAAGCAGGTTTGGATCAACTTAAAGAGCGCGTTGATTCCCTGATCATTATCCCGAACGACAAATTGATGACTGCCTTGGGCGAAGACGTGACTATGCGTGAAGCTTTCCGTGCGGCCGACAATGTACTGCGTGATGCGGTTGCCGGTATTTCCGAAGTGGTGACTTGCCCTAGCGACATGATCAACTTGGACTTCGCCGACGTGAAAACCGTGATGAGCAATCGCGGTATCGCCATGATGGGTTCAGGTTTCGCGCAAGGTATCGACCGTGCCCGTTTGGCTACCGATCAAGCTATCTCCAGCCCGCTCTTGGATAACGTTACTTTAGATGGTGCACGCGGCGTATTGGTAAACATTACCACTGCTCCTGGCTGCCTGAAAATGTCTGAGTTCAACGAGATTATGCGTATCGTCAACCAAAATGCACACCCTGAAGTGGAATGCAAATTTGGTGCTGCCGAAGACGAGAGTATGAGCGAAGACGCTATCCGTATTACCATCATTGCTACCGGCTTGAAAGAAAACGGTACTGACAACCAACTGCGTGCTGCTGCCCGTACCCAACAATTGGTACGCGGTGCGGAAGAAGCGCCCCAAGCTCAAAGCCAAAGCAATGCTGAAAGCCTGGTTCGTACTAACCGCAATATCCGTTCTATGAACCTGACTGCGGCTGATTTCAGCAACCAGTCTGTGCTGGATGACTTTGAAATTCCTGCTATCTTGCGCCGTCAGCAACATACTTCTGATAAATAA
- the ispH gene encoding 4-hydroxy-3-methylbut-2-enyl diphosphate reductase: MTQKTIILANPRGFCAGVDRAISIVERALEEFGAPIYVRHEVVHNKFVVDNLRAKGAIFVDNLADVPKGATLIYSAHGVSKAVQEEAAQRGFRVFDATCPLVTKVHKEVARLDAQDYEIIMIGHKGHVEVEGTMGQLPPGKMFLVETVEDVAGLNVKNPDKLAYVSQTTLSVDETKDIIAALNQRFPNIRNPHKEDICYATTNRQTAVKELAEECDLVIVVGSPNSSNSNRLREVAALRGVDAYMVDNASYLKKEWFENKTKVGVTAGASAPEVLVREVLQTIQDWGHETIREGEGAEESIVFVLPKELRREGENKQILNKG, encoded by the coding sequence ATGACTCAAAAAACCATTATCCTTGCCAATCCCCGCGGCTTCTGTGCCGGTGTTGACCGTGCCATCAGCATTGTTGAACGTGCACTCGAAGAATTCGGCGCGCCCATTTACGTCCGCCATGAGGTCGTTCACAACAAATTCGTCGTGGATAATCTTCGGGCAAAAGGTGCTATATTTGTCGATAACTTGGCGGATGTCCCAAAGGGTGCCACACTGATTTACTCGGCTCACGGCGTATCCAAAGCCGTACAGGAAGAAGCGGCACAACGCGGTTTCCGCGTTTTTGATGCCACCTGCCCTTTGGTCACCAAAGTTCATAAAGAAGTAGCCCGCCTTGATGCCCAAGATTACGAAATCATTATGATCGGTCACAAAGGTCATGTCGAAGTGGAAGGCACAATGGGACAATTGCCTCCGGGCAAAATGTTTTTGGTTGAGACAGTGGAAGATGTAGCCGGACTGAACGTCAAAAATCCTGATAAGCTTGCCTATGTGAGCCAAACCACTTTATCGGTGGATGAAACCAAAGATATTATTGCGGCCTTAAACCAACGCTTCCCCAATATCCGCAATCCGCACAAAGAAGACATCTGCTACGCCACAACCAACCGCCAAACTGCTGTTAAAGAATTGGCCGAAGAATGCGATCTCGTAATTGTTGTCGGCTCGCCCAACTCTTCCAACAGCAACCGCTTGCGTGAAGTAGCTGCATTGCGCGGAGTTGATGCCTATATGGTCGATAATGCTTCCTATCTGAAAAAAGAATGGTTTGAAAACAAAACCAAGGTTGGTGTCACTGCCGGCGCATCTGCGCCCGAAGTCTTGGTTCGAGAAGTCTTACAAACCATTCAAGATTGGGGACATGAAACCATACGTGAAGGTGAAGGTGCAGAAGAAAGCATTGTATTTGTCTTGCCCAAAGAATTGCGTCGTGAGGGCGAAAACAAGCAAATTCTCAATAAAGGGTAA
- the lspA gene encoding signal peptidase II — MSSSSSKKIPFFLLSLVAIILDQLSKWEILRHFTEGERLNIIPDFFDLTLAYNPGAAFSFLADQGGWQKFFFLGLAVVISLYLARAIWRDEFGRWGKLGAAMIIGGAIGNVVDRLIHGHVVDFLLFYWQNWFYPAFNIADSFICVGAVCLVIDGLLHKKTPSNDTKAV, encoded by the coding sequence ATGAGTTCATCCTCTTCTAAAAAAATTCCCTTTTTCTTACTTTCCCTCGTCGCCATCATTCTTGACCAACTGAGCAAATGGGAAATCTTGAGACACTTTACCGAAGGCGAACGCCTCAACATCATTCCAGACTTTTTTGACCTGACCCTTGCCTATAATCCAGGCGCGGCATTCAGCTTTTTGGCCGACCAAGGCGGCTGGCAAAAATTCTTCTTTTTAGGTCTGGCCGTCGTTATCAGCCTGTATTTGGCCCGTGCCATCTGGCGTGATGAATTTGGCCGCTGGGGCAAACTGGGGGCTGCCATGATTATCGGTGGCGCGATTGGCAATGTGGTTGACCGCCTGATTCACGGCCACGTTGTCGATTTTCTGCTTTTCTATTGGCAAAACTGGTTTTACCCTGCATTTAACATTGCCGACAGTTTTATCTGCGTTGGCGCAGTTTGCTTGGTAATAGATGGTTTGCTGCACAAAAAAACACCTTCAAACGACACAAAGGCCGTCTGA
- the glyQ gene encoding glycine--tRNA ligase subunit alpha, giving the protein MLTFQQIIFKLQNYWADKGCTVIQPFDMEVGAGTSHPATCLRALGPEPWFAAYVQPSRRPKDGRYGDNPNRLQHYYQFQVALKPAPANIQDLYLDSLRELGIDPKVHDIRFVEDDWENPTLGAWGLGWEVWLNGMEVTQFTYFQQVGGIDCSPVLGEITYGIERLAMYLQGVENVYDLVWAKTLDGNIVTYGDVYHQNEVEQSTYNFEYSDADWLLRQFNDYEEQAKRLLAVEDTSLALPAYELVLKAGHTFNLLDARGAISVTERATYIGRIRALSRIVAQKFVESREKLGFPLLKNQ; this is encoded by the coding sequence ATGCTCACCTTCCAACAAATTATTTTCAAATTACAAAACTACTGGGCAGACAAAGGCTGCACCGTTATCCAACCTTTCGATATGGAAGTCGGTGCCGGTACTTCGCATCCAGCCACCTGCCTGCGCGCATTAGGCCCAGAGCCTTGGTTTGCCGCTTACGTTCAACCCAGCCGCCGTCCCAAAGACGGCCGCTATGGCGACAACCCCAACCGCCTGCAACACTACTATCAATTCCAAGTTGCGCTCAAACCTGCACCAGCCAACATTCAAGACCTATACCTCGACTCCCTGCGTGAATTGGGTATCGACCCTAAAGTACACGACATCCGCTTTGTCGAAGATGACTGGGAAAACCCTACTCTCGGCGCTTGGGGCTTGGGTTGGGAAGTTTGGCTCAACGGCATGGAAGTAACCCAATTCACCTACTTCCAACAAGTCGGCGGTATCGACTGCTCTCCTGTGCTCGGTGAAATCACCTACGGTATCGAGCGTCTCGCCATGTATCTGCAAGGCGTGGAAAACGTGTACGACCTCGTTTGGGCAAAAACCCTTGATGGCAACATCGTGACTTACGGCGACGTTTATCATCAAAACGAAGTCGAGCAATCCACCTACAACTTCGAATACAGCGATGCCGATTGGCTCTTGCGCCAATTCAACGACTATGAAGAACAAGCCAAACGCCTGCTTGCAGTTGAAGACACCAGTCTTGCCCTGCCTGCTTACGAGCTTGTACTCAAAGCCGGCCACACGTTCAACCTCTTGGATGCACGCGGTGCCATTTCCGTTACCGAACGCGCAACCTACATCGGCCGTATTCGTGCGCTGAGCCGTATCGTTGCTCAAAAATTTGTTGAAAGCCGCGAGAAACTGGGCTTCCCATTGCTTAAAAACCAATAA
- the yacG gene encoding DNA gyrase inhibitor YacG has product MTAPVVKCPTCHKEVVWNTDSPYRPFCSKRCKLIDLGEWAQEKYTVSSEDDPFSDLLDGK; this is encoded by the coding sequence ATGACCGCTCCTGTTGTAAAATGTCCGACCTGCCACAAAGAAGTCGTTTGGAACACCGACAGCCCCTACCGCCCTTTCTGCAGCAAACGGTGCAAACTCATTGATTTAGGCGAATGGGCACAAGAAAAATACACCGTTTCTTCGGAAGACGACCCCTTTTCAGACCTGTTGGACGGCAAATAA
- the coaE gene encoding dephospho-CoA kinase (Dephospho-CoA kinase (CoaE) performs the final step in coenzyme A biosynthesis.) — MTLWIGLTGGIGSGKSSIAQMFAELGVPIIDADAISRSLTAENGEALPAIRQLFGDEVFDHEGRLNRMALREEVFRRPQSKKQLENLLLPLILNKIQQQKQQLASSTYGIVDVPLLIENPAFKAETDRILVVDVPESVQIERVHQRNGFSEEQTRQIMATQASRSDRLLHADDVLDNTHSMEEAKIKVARLHQYYQSIAQTLKETA; from the coding sequence ATGACATTATGGATAGGCTTGACCGGCGGTATCGGTAGCGGCAAATCATCTATTGCCCAAATGTTTGCCGAACTTGGCGTACCCATTATCGATGCCGATGCCATCAGCCGCTCACTGACCGCTGAAAACGGCGAAGCCCTTCCTGCCATCCGCCAACTTTTCGGGGATGAGGTTTTTGATCATGAAGGCCGTCTGAATCGTATGGCTTTACGGGAAGAAGTTTTCAGACGGCCTCAATCCAAAAAACAACTGGAAAACCTGCTTCTGCCATTAATATTAAACAAAATCCAACAGCAGAAACAACAACTTGCCTCCTCCACCTACGGGATTGTCGATGTACCGCTTTTGATTGAGAATCCGGCATTTAAAGCAGAGACCGACCGCATTTTGGTCGTAGATGTTCCAGAGTCCGTCCAAATCGAACGCGTACATCAACGCAATGGTTTTTCAGAAGAGCAGACGCGTCAAATCATGGCCACCCAAGCTTCTCGATCTGACAGACTGCTGCATGCCGACGATGTATTGGACAATACTCATAGCATGGAAGAAGCAAAAATCAAGGTTGCCCGTTTGCATCAATACTATCAATCTATTGCACAAACTCTGAAAGAAACTGCATGA